Proteins co-encoded in one Quercus robur chromosome 8, dhQueRobu3.1, whole genome shotgun sequence genomic window:
- the LOC126696101 gene encoding uncharacterized protein LOC126696101 — MVVHSKNETLMCKVFPSSLGSVAMRWFDGLKVGSIGSFKELTQTFGSRFITCSRAPRPLASLLSLFMREGEALKTYLDRYWEIFNEIEGDFKDVAISTFKLGLPVEHGLRKSLTGKPVTSIRQLMDQIDKYKRVEEDQLQDKGKGKVIPQEMRDFRSERYNNNMPQRDFARQSGLVAPQVVNTVFREPVHQVLDKIKNEPYFK, encoded by the coding sequence ATGGTTGTCCATTCCAAGAACGAaaccttgatgtgcaaggtttttCCATCCAGTTTAGGGTctgtggcgatgaggtggtttgatggtcTGAAGGTAGGTTCCATCGGTTCCTTTAAGGAACTCACCCAAACGTTTGGGTCCCGTTTTATTACGTGCAGCAGAGCTCCTCGTCCTTTGGCTTCTTTGTTATCTCTGTTCATGAGAGAGGGAGAAGCTCTGAAAACATACTTGGACCGATATTGGGAAATATTCAACGAGATAGAGGGTGATTTTAAAGACGTGGCCATCAGTACTTTCAAGCTCGGCCTGCCTGTTGAGCACGGCTTAAGGAAGTCTTTGACGGGGAAACCTGTTACCAGTATACGTCAACTCATGGATCAGATTGACAAGTATAAGAGGGTTGAGGAAGACCAGCTGCAAGATAAGGGGAAGGGCaaggttatccctcaagagatgagggatttcaggtcggaacgCTACAATAATAACATGCCCCAACGAGATTTTGCCAGACAATCTGGGCTTGTAGCCCCACAAGTGGTAAACactgtgttccgagaaccgGTGCATCAAGTTTTAGACAAGATCAAGAATGAGCCGTATTTCAAATGA